One Nostoc sp. NIES-3756 genomic window carries:
- a CDS encoding DEAD/DEAH box helicase: MRQISCGTSGTVLQTPNFSWQELHLEPPWLDIVNLLSPNSAPRPVQAIAFGERNILESCRNLIVSAPTNSGKSLVGLLVLLDTIRRQRRAVLLEPLRALAREKADELERLAPQLSNILGVKISVKISTGDYRLEDEFLSDPPPGGEIIIATPERLESILRNPTNAQWLETLGSVCVDEAHLISNSRRGSTLEYLITSLLCLPAPPRLVLLSATLGNVERAQEWLHPCDVIKVTQRQPPLHKWVIELTDKEEANTVVVSWIDKQLQNPEAQVLVFVYQTRSAEHLANLLNTELGSELGEKGALAYHAQMSQGQRELVYQAFLSGKSRVVVTTTALAMGVNLPTTHVLVRDNTFFGEGSLDVSDLLQMMGRAGRGNQEGTAVVLVRPNDDWSADELALALHEEVLPNLESALEREINKTNSFRDMPLATVHLASLLCRWQEQGATVDELQTFLRRSLGGQVLAGQVPTALNWLESHLLAYQDPEQKKYHLTVLGKKATRAVLPLPLAHGYAQLLRDLLTIDPKDELLAQWKPLDHLLVLDLLSERSPNLRKYSAKLAELVESWCEGHSDLTPLLFRKWIRGKVDNSRASEILGSLGVRSPKTGKAYDKWAYETANVAVLRAIVLYERSLGMKVDAIERRFQAKGLEGVEEKWRDELLWLLSGLAQLLDVRTFYYHLKEDCQASSERIKRVKGSLGRMRYQVFELQEQIKYCSPLGPLLREIRRTAPKEKVKIGVQSIRRLEEVGVSSLKDLMSLKIEELIKLGVRRKLAEQMKSYIRRRTQ; this comes from the coding sequence ATGAGGCAAATTAGTTGTGGGACTTCAGGTACAGTTTTACAGACTCCTAACTTTAGCTGGCAAGAACTACATTTAGAGCCACCTTGGTTAGATATAGTTAATCTCCTTAGTCCTAACTCTGCACCTCGTCCAGTGCAAGCGATCGCATTTGGAGAGCGAAATATTCTGGAGAGTTGCCGAAATCTGATCGTTTCAGCACCAACGAATAGTGGTAAGTCCTTAGTAGGATTGTTAGTTTTACTGGATACTATCCGTCGTCAACGTCGCGCAGTCTTACTCGAACCTTTAAGGGCTTTGGCAAGAGAAAAAGCTGATGAGCTGGAAAGATTAGCACCACAGTTAAGCAATATTTTGGGTGTAAAAATTTCTGTAAAAATCTCAACAGGAGATTATCGTTTAGAAGATGAGTTTCTCAGTGACCCACCACCGGGGGGAGAAATCATTATTGCTACTCCAGAGCGTTTGGAGTCTATATTGCGAAATCCGACTAATGCCCAATGGTTAGAAACTTTAGGATCTGTTTGTGTTGATGAGGCTCACTTAATCAGTAATTCTCGACGGGGTAGCACCCTGGAATATTTAATTACTTCTCTATTGTGTTTGCCTGCACCACCTCGTCTAGTTCTGCTATCTGCGACATTGGGCAATGTGGAACGGGCGCAAGAGTGGCTTCATCCTTGTGATGTCATAAAAGTAACACAACGGCAACCTCCTCTACATAAATGGGTAATTGAATTGACAGATAAAGAAGAAGCCAACACTGTTGTTGTTTCTTGGATTGATAAACAGTTACAAAACCCTGAAGCACAAGTATTAGTTTTTGTTTACCAAACTCGATCAGCTGAACACTTGGCTAATTTACTGAACACAGAATTAGGTTCAGAACTTGGAGAGAAGGGAGCTTTGGCTTACCACGCGCAAATGAGCCAAGGACAGCGAGAATTGGTTTATCAAGCTTTTCTTTCTGGAAAGTCACGAGTTGTAGTTACTACTACAGCTTTGGCTATGGGAGTTAATTTACCCACAACTCACGTTTTAGTGCGTGACAATACTTTTTTTGGTGAAGGTTCTCTGGATGTTTCGGATCTACTACAGATGATGGGGAGAGCCGGAAGAGGGAATCAAGAAGGAACTGCGGTTGTGTTAGTGCGCCCGAATGATGATTGGTCAGCCGATGAATTGGCCCTGGCTTTGCATGAGGAGGTTTTACCTAATTTAGAGTCAGCTTTAGAGCGAGAGATAAACAAAACCAACTCTTTTAGGGATATGCCCCTGGCTACTGTTCATCTTGCATCTTTATTATGTCGCTGGCAAGAGCAAGGGGCTACAGTTGATGAACTGCAAACTTTTTTGAGGCGATCGCTTGGTGGTCAAGTTTTAGCAGGTCAAGTTCCAACTGCCTTAAATTGGTTAGAGTCGCATCTGCTGGCGTACCAAGACCCAGAACAAAAGAAGTATCACTTAACAGTATTAGGAAAAAAGGCCACTCGTGCTGTCTTACCTCTACCTTTAGCGCATGGGTACGCGCAGTTATTGCGAGATTTGTTGACGATTGACCCCAAGGATGAACTGCTTGCACAATGGAAACCTTTAGATCATTTGTTGGTGTTGGATTTGCTATCAGAGCGATCGCCTAATTTGAGAAAGTACAGTGCGAAGTTGGCGGAATTGGTGGAAAGTTGGTGTGAAGGTCATTCTGACTTGACACCTTTACTGTTTCGCAAATGGATTCGGGGTAAAGTTGACAATTCTCGCGCTTCAGAAATATTGGGTTCACTAGGAGTTCGTTCCCCGAAAACTGGTAAGGCGTATGATAAATGGGCTTATGAGACGGCCAATGTTGCAGTGCTTCGGGCAATTGTGCTTTATGAGCGATCGCTGGGGATGAAGGTTGATGCAATTGAGCGACGGTTTCAGGCTAAGGGGTTGGAAGGAGTTGAGGAAAAGTGGCGAGATGAATTGTTGTGGTTGCTTTCTGGGTTGGCTCAGTTGTTAGATGTGCGGACGTTTTATTATCACCTTAAGGAAGATTGTCAAGCTAGTTCGGAACGGATTAAGCGGGTGAAAGGTTCGTTGGGTAGAATGCGGTATCAGGTTTTTGAGTTACAGGAACAAATTAAATATTGTTCTCCTTTGGGGCCATTATTGAGAGAAATTCGACGGACTGCACCAAAGGAGAAGGTGAAAATAGGGGTGCAGTCAATTCGTCGATTGGAAGAAGTAGGGGTTAGTAGCTTGAAGGATTTGATGAGTTTAAAGATTGAGGAATTAATAAAGTTGGGAGTGCGGCGGAAATTGGCAGAGCAGATGAAGAGTTATATAAGAAGAAGAACACAGTAA
- a CDS encoding ATP-binding protein yields the protein MYKLNDLLKQLGDRFGVLAESNTYQLTVVAKDADIAVGDLFLLPSRRGVKDRVYIFRATQYANILNRSLEMGDIARNKLTMPDSYFSQDLAEEQLIELKGMVLGYAQAEDTGWKFYRPRRLPEHLSDVYLVDPKQPAVGEVMRSLLASQLGQDGLYVGNLLAGEQALEDVKVYLPPYALSHHLGVFGRTGAGKSNLMMVLLKSVMDYNRAIAQGELQGAKASIFAIDPHDEFRFWHLASGGADGIHGIVQGYSETEQQQLIEPFYYLTAKNFSYQAFERKVVLSRADILPDDLISISEFSEQQVAFSNQQFALWGEQWIGRVLLGDTEGTGGFEGNVDFLPGTVSAVQRRLGFLRRGQTQLFTPFDPEVGYEYDSLLADIICTLEQGRVLIVETTLMGEMEQFLLTTVVARTLFTLRRALRSVEKLGDLAEAIRQALGCDDERDQVGLRQLAEQLIQRLEDGRLPYQEGDILRSPDQLPYVNVVVEEAPSVLNPQRMKFGSVFRDISRQGRKFGIGLSVVSQQVSEIDDGVLSQINTELIMALGNEMERKEAMRNASADMAGFERELQVMGKGQVIVSASYKDVPLPVQVPEFDKEV from the coding sequence ATGTATAAACTAAATGATTTACTGAAGCAGCTAGGCGATCGCTTTGGAGTTTTAGCTGAGAGTAATACTTATCAGCTGACTGTGGTAGCTAAGGATGCTGATATCGCAGTAGGAGACTTGTTTCTGCTTCCAAGCCGTCGAGGTGTAAAAGACCGTGTTTATATCTTCCGCGCTACCCAGTATGCCAACATTTTGAATCGCTCTTTGGAAATGGGCGATATTGCACGTAATAAGTTAACCATGCCCGATTCCTATTTCAGCCAAGATTTAGCTGAGGAACAGCTAATTGAACTTAAAGGTATGGTACTGGGCTATGCACAGGCTGAGGATACAGGTTGGAAGTTTTACCGTCCCCGTCGATTGCCAGAACACCTTTCCGATGTTTACTTAGTTGATCCTAAACAACCCGCAGTAGGTGAAGTCATGCGATCGCTGTTAGCAAGTCAGCTAGGTCAAGATGGGCTGTATGTGGGCAACCTGTTAGCTGGTGAGCAAGCACTAGAAGATGTAAAAGTTTACCTCCCACCCTACGCCTTATCGCATCACTTAGGAGTTTTTGGTCGAACTGGGGCGGGGAAAAGCAACTTGATGATGGTGCTGCTCAAGTCTGTGATGGATTACAATCGGGCGATCGCTCAAGGTGAACTGCAAGGAGCAAAAGCCAGTATCTTTGCTATTGACCCCCATGATGAATTTCGGTTTTGGCATCTTGCTAGTGGTGGTGCAGATGGCATTCATGGGATTGTTCAGGGCTATTCGGAAACTGAACAACAGCAATTGATTGAGCCGTTTTATTATTTAACAGCTAAAAATTTCTCTTATCAAGCTTTTGAACGCAAGGTGGTTCTTTCTCGTGCGGATATCTTACCAGATGACTTAATTAGTATTAGTGAATTTAGTGAACAGCAGGTTGCATTCTCTAATCAGCAGTTTGCACTTTGGGGTGAACAGTGGATTGGACGTGTGTTATTAGGAGATACGGAAGGAACAGGAGGGTTTGAAGGAAATGTTGATTTTCTTCCTGGTACTGTTTCAGCCGTGCAGCGCAGGTTAGGGTTTTTGCGCCGGGGACAAACTCAGTTATTTACGCCTTTTGATCCAGAGGTGGGTTACGAGTATGATTCTTTACTAGCTGATATCATTTGTACCCTAGAGCAAGGTAGAGTTTTAATTGTGGAAACTACGTTGATGGGCGAGATGGAGCAGTTTTTGCTCACAACGGTAGTGGCTCGGACATTGTTTACTTTGCGACGAGCGTTGCGAAGCGTGGAGAAGTTAGGAGATTTAGCGGAGGCGATCCGTCAAGCTTTGGGTTGTGATGATGAACGGGATCAAGTCGGATTACGTCAGTTAGCGGAACAACTAATTCAGCGTCTAGAAGATGGAAGGTTGCCGTATCAAGAAGGGGATATTCTCAGAAGTCCAGATCAGTTGCCCTATGTAAATGTGGTCGTAGAGGAAGCACCTAGTGTTCTCAACCCTCAGCGCATGAAGTTTGGTTCGGTGTTTCGGGATATCTCCCGTCAGGGACGTAAGTTTGGTATTGGATTGTCAGTGGTTTCGCAGCAAGTAAGTGAAATTGATGATGGGGTGTTGTCTCAGATTAATACCGAATTGATTATGGCTTTGGGGAATGAGATGGAAAGGAAAGAGGCGATGCGGAATGCGTCGGCAGATATGGCAGGTTTTGAGCGAGAGTTACAGGTGATGGGGAAGGGGCAGGTCATTGTGTCGGCTTCTTATAAGGATGTGCCTTTGCCTGTGCAAGTACCAGAGTTTGATAAAGAGGTTTAA
- a CDS encoding DEAD/DEAH box helicase, with translation MLHVRLMEKIAVKISAPICNQRITSLVQQEILESGLLFSGFNCILQMPTGSGKTWLAEQAIASVLEKGKRAIYITPLRALADELNTRWQVYYAQNKVGVFTGDYVNSSYPVPYQEAELLIMTPEKLDACTRNWRSHWNWIPEVDLVVVDEFHLLGDPRRGARLEGVLLRLMRLNPFLRILGLSATLGNRYELANWLRGVEYYSNLRPIPLTWKVVHYKKSQDKPDLLLREVNKNLAQEGKSLIFVHSRRRAEDIASLLQKAGFKAEHHHAGLTYSTRNQVEDKFRNNQLDVLVATATLEMGLNLPVRQVILYDLQIFDGVDFAPLPVNNVWQRAGRAGRPGLDQAGEVVLLAPNWDGQAERYSEGKFEPIRSALANPSALAEQIVAEVASGLCKFQNQLEVVFNHSLAAQQGTLVSIQKIVAQMLAAGMLQEVEKNEVLQLKATRLGWIAVRHLLTPETVLLFRKVLEAEQQLTLLDLLILVASSEDCEPIIPVDFEQLEFLNDQLRYEPSLLLNLSHHQIKELLGIEGKRLLAILNTALIARNWTRLGDANQVASQHSCYVFEIHRLCESMSRLLQAISAVLSTIESNKEKVEETEIIPLREKIKALSCMVSGGLNEELVTLTLVPGIGEKIAKRLQQVGINDIEDLALAEITELVNLQGISLKRAEAWIQFATEIVDSRWSANRYREEKIENQLTSIDLPKDIDPYRLRRAMSLQVFIKHKGIYRVTGGLDPHTVTLKYGNFNCDCLDFAKGYTCKHILAIRLKQGDSLLHKLFSSFSQLTENTQLNLLDLWMGNHK, from the coding sequence ATGCTTCATGTGCGTCTCATGGAGAAAATTGCAGTAAAAATATCAGCCCCAATCTGTAACCAGCGAATTACTTCGCTAGTACAGCAAGAAATTTTAGAAAGTGGTTTGCTCTTTTCAGGATTTAACTGCATACTCCAGATGCCTACTGGAAGCGGTAAAACTTGGTTAGCAGAGCAGGCTATTGCCAGCGTACTGGAGAAAGGCAAGCGAGCTATTTACATTACTCCCCTGCGAGCTTTGGCAGATGAGTTAAATACCCGTTGGCAAGTTTATTATGCCCAAAACAAAGTGGGTGTGTTTACAGGAGACTACGTAAATAGCTCATATCCTGTACCTTACCAGGAAGCAGAGCTTCTAATTATGACTCCAGAAAAACTGGATGCCTGTACTAGAAATTGGCGATCGCATTGGAACTGGATTCCTGAAGTTGATTTAGTTGTTGTCGATGAATTTCATCTTTTGGGAGACCCCCGACGGGGTGCAAGGTTAGAAGGTGTCCTCCTGCGTTTGATGCGTCTTAATCCGTTTTTACGGATTTTAGGACTTTCAGCCACTTTGGGCAATCGTTATGAGTTAGCGAACTGGTTAAGAGGAGTAGAGTATTACTCAAATTTGCGGCCAATCCCTTTGACTTGGAAGGTAGTTCACTATAAGAAATCTCAGGATAAACCAGACTTATTGTTGAGAGAAGTAAATAAGAATCTCGCTCAGGAAGGTAAAAGCTTAATTTTTGTCCACAGTCGAAGACGGGCTGAGGATATAGCCAGTCTTTTACAGAAAGCTGGATTTAAAGCCGAACACCATCACGCCGGATTAACCTATAGCACCCGTAATCAGGTTGAAGACAAATTCCGTAACAACCAATTAGATGTATTGGTAGCCACTGCTACCTTAGAAATGGGGTTGAATTTACCAGTCCGTCAAGTTATTCTCTACGATCTACAAATTTTTGATGGTGTTGACTTTGCACCACTTCCAGTTAACAACGTTTGGCAACGTGCCGGAAGAGCCGGTCGTCCTGGGCTTGATCAAGCGGGAGAGGTAGTATTGTTAGCACCGAATTGGGATGGACAAGCTGAACGTTATTCTGAGGGAAAGTTTGAGCCAATTCGTTCCGCCCTAGCTAATCCGAGTGCCTTAGCAGAACAAATTGTGGCCGAAGTAGCCAGTGGTTTATGCAAATTTCAAAATCAATTAGAAGTCGTTTTTAATCATTCACTAGCAGCACAGCAAGGAACTCTCGTTTCTATCCAGAAGATTGTTGCTCAAATGTTAGCGGCTGGGATGCTTCAGGAAGTAGAAAAAAATGAAGTTTTACAACTTAAGGCTACTCGATTAGGTTGGATTGCTGTACGGCACTTGTTAACGCCTGAAACAGTATTATTGTTTCGGAAAGTTTTAGAAGCTGAACAACAGTTAACTCTTTTAGATTTACTTATTTTGGTAGCAAGTAGTGAAGATTGTGAACCGATTATACCTGTTGATTTTGAGCAACTTGAGTTTCTGAATGACCAGTTACGTTATGAGCCAAGTTTACTTTTGAATTTATCCCATCATCAAATTAAAGAATTATTGGGAATTGAAGGTAAACGTTTATTAGCTATTTTAAATACTGCCTTAATTGCCCGTAACTGGACTCGTTTGGGCGATGCCAATCAAGTCGCTAGTCAGCATAGCTGTTATGTATTTGAAATACATCGTTTGTGTGAATCGATGTCTCGGCTTCTCCAGGCAATATCTGCTGTATTGTCTACCATTGAAAGCAATAAAGAAAAAGTTGAAGAAACAGAAATTATACCTTTAAGAGAAAAAATCAAGGCCCTGTCGTGCATGGTCAGTGGAGGCTTAAATGAGGAATTAGTAACTTTAACATTAGTTCCAGGTATAGGAGAAAAAATAGCAAAGCGTTTACAGCAAGTTGGTATTAATGATATTGAAGATTTGGCTCTAGCTGAAATCACAGAATTAGTAAACTTGCAAGGTATCTCTTTAAAACGTGCTGAAGCTTGGATTCAATTTGCAACCGAAATAGTCGATAGTCGATGGTCAGCTAATCGCTATCGTGAAGAAAAAATAGAAAACCAGCTTACATCTATAGATTTACCAAAGGATATAGATCCTTATAGGCTAAGACGTGCAATGAGTTTGCAGGTATTTATTAAACACAAAGGCATTTATCGAGTCACTGGAGGACTAGATCCTCACACTGTTACTTTAAAATATGGAAACTTTAACTGTGACTGTCTTGATTTTGCAAAAGGTTACACTTGCAAGCATATTTTAGCAATTCGTCTTAAACAAGGAGATAGCTTACTACACAAGTTGTTTTCGTCATTTAGCCAATTAACAGAAAATACACAACTTAACCTTTTAGATTTATGGATGGGAAATCACAAATAA
- a CDS encoding LlaJI family restriction endonuclease, whose product MFDFSELELVKVKDAHDNFVGIRKSKSGKNFEFCLPNGFENFPNKDFNKIRDLFFYMYRTFAKFERDNLGNERFKVNKPEYQQEQDQTTISSSGVSLQTEEGQVCVLYSKIKMIEKILEAYDDLAIHSIQKKIGRSDKIDYSRIHKYLDKAIYLEQDVIYVESMDLPRSLVRYESTDIVNLYCYILDEIVKQLQDDVPDKVKKRSQDIQFLAQRFKDNYLTSNQSIFDKETYAETINILKDSLDKIDKNTYYKDADYWGIYEAVEIFLYGEINSNQNDGEYWGIKGFSLVWEDMCHTYFFNKYRDEICFADTDIPLKDPPNPSPERKIENKKMVGNLKFHNGNGYGNQWIYRSFSDIKCPNTDIKYGWNELLCIEFNPSSRMMILSNSHSINYPQIDRSKLLRRFPRPDIVLKGKNFIKEGKVRIIDYKDVPLEFYVDENIAPNSSSKKYNDDIIKQLTYELALQQTHTVSSNWFFIPYYYEETPSPNPLGEIAFKIKKCGIDVFKANFFLIQQIYLEENV is encoded by the coding sequence AATTTTGAATTTTGTTTGCCTAATGGTTTTGAAAACTTTCCCAATAAGGATTTTAATAAAATTCGTGATTTATTTTTTTATATGTATCGTACTTTTGCAAAATTTGAGCGAGATAATTTAGGAAATGAACGATTTAAAGTTAACAAACCCGAATATCAGCAAGAGCAAGACCAAACAACCATTTCTTCAAGTGGAGTCTCCTTGCAAACTGAAGAAGGCCAAGTTTGTGTTCTTTATAGTAAGATAAAAATGATTGAAAAAATTTTAGAAGCTTATGACGATTTAGCTATTCACTCAATTCAAAAGAAAATAGGTCGTAGTGATAAAATTGATTATTCTCGTATACATAAATATTTAGATAAAGCTATTTATTTGGAGCAGGATGTTATTTATGTTGAATCGATGGATTTACCTCGCTCTCTAGTCCGATATGAGAGTACAGATATTGTTAATTTATATTGCTATATTTTAGATGAAATCGTCAAGCAGTTGCAGGATGATGTACCAGATAAAGTAAAAAAGCGTAGTCAGGATATTCAGTTTCTTGCTCAACGGTTTAAAGATAACTACTTAACAAGTAATCAGTCAATATTTGATAAGGAAACTTATGCGGAAACTATTAATATTCTTAAAGATTCACTGGATAAGATAGATAAGAATACTTATTATAAAGATGCTGATTATTGGGGTATTTATGAAGCTGTAGAAATATTTTTATATGGAGAAATCAATTCCAATCAGAATGATGGTGAATATTGGGGCATTAAAGGTTTTTCTTTAGTTTGGGAAGATATGTGTCATACATATTTTTTCAATAAATATCGAGATGAAATCTGTTTTGCAGATACAGATATACCTCTTAAAGATCCTCCTAACCCTTCACCAGAAAGGAAAATTGAAAACAAAAAGATGGTAGGAAATTTAAAGTTTCATAACGGTAATGGTTATGGTAATCAATGGATATATCGATCATTTTCAGATATTAAATGCCCAAATACAGATATTAAATATGGATGGAATGAATTATTATGTATCGAATTTAATCCTTCTTCAAGAATGATGATTTTATCTAACTCTCATTCTATTAACTATCCACAAATAGATAGAAGTAAACTATTAAGACGTTTTCCTCGCCCAGATATTGTGCTAAAAGGTAAAAATTTCATAAAAGAAGGTAAAGTTCGGATTATTGATTATAAAGATGTTCCATTAGAATTTTATGTAGATGAAAATATTGCACCAAATTCATCTTCTAAAAAATATAATGATGACATTATTAAACAATTAACTTATGAATTGGCATTACAACAAACTCATACTGTTTCTTCTAACTGGTTTTTTATCCCATATTATTACGAAGAAACACCTAGTCCTAATCCTCTAGGAGAGATTGCTTTTAAAATTAAAAAATGTGGAATTGATGTATTTAAAGCCAACTTTTTTCTCATTCAACAAATTTATCTAGAAGAAAATGTATGA
- a CDS encoding tRNA-guanine transglycosylase encodes MDGKSQIKQRSIATRRGQIPFPAYIPVTTFGEKYPLDNLVRPYLSRLAPAVMVSYYYAQKMSPEQAPKVPLMVDSGGFVSLFEGVNIRSKGKLGIIELKREGEIEIIHPKDVLELQSQIADVAFTLDFPIPPNMELTEAKKRQQLTIANAHWALENRRRRDLPLYACVQAWDVESAGQCAKAYANCGFDGIAIGGLVPRVHDMNLVLSIVETVRHEIGDLPLHIFGLGYPEIIQALYRVGVDSVDSSSYIKYAASGKLWSNPNFRIDDPTPTDRLHLALCNLATATGKTLPLSATEILFSTISVRAANQLSSVVS; translated from the coding sequence ATGGATGGGAAATCACAAATAAAGCAACGTAGTATTGCAACTCGTCGTGGTCAAATTCCTTTTCCTGCTTACATTCCTGTTACAACTTTTGGGGAGAAGTATCCTTTAGATAATTTGGTACGTCCTTATTTATCTCGACTAGCCCCCGCAGTTATGGTGAGCTATTACTATGCTCAAAAAATGTCACCGGAACAAGCTCCCAAAGTGCCATTGATGGTGGATAGTGGTGGATTTGTTTCACTATTTGAGGGAGTAAATATTCGCTCAAAAGGTAAGTTGGGAATAATTGAATTAAAGCGAGAGGGAGAAATTGAAATCATCCACCCTAAAGATGTACTAGAGTTACAGTCTCAAATTGCTGATGTGGCTTTTACTCTTGACTTCCCCATTCCTCCCAATATGGAATTGACGGAAGCTAAAAAGCGTCAACAGCTAACAATTGCTAATGCACACTGGGCATTAGAAAATAGACGTAGACGTGACCTTCCTCTTTACGCTTGTGTACAAGCTTGGGATGTTGAATCTGCTGGTCAATGCGCTAAAGCTTATGCAAATTGTGGGTTTGATGGAATTGCTATTGGTGGATTAGTACCACGAGTCCACGATATGAATTTAGTTTTATCCATCGTTGAAACTGTGAGACATGAGATCGGGGATTTACCTTTACATATATTCGGTTTAGGCTATCCTGAGATAATCCAAGCCCTTTACCGAGTGGGAGTAGATTCAGTAGACAGTAGTTCCTATATCAAATATGCAGCCAGTGGTAAGCTGTGGTCTAACCCCAATTTTCGCATTGATGATCCAACTCCCACAGATAGACTCCATTTGGCTTTGTGTAATTTAGCAACCGCCACTGGAAAAACTCTGCCGCTATCGGCTACAGAAATATTATTTTCAACAATCAGTGTGAGGGCAGCTAATCAATTATCTAGTGTGGTGTCATGA